One segment of Nostoc piscinale CENA21 DNA contains the following:
- a CDS encoding HEPN domain-containing protein encodes MNEQEKWNYINTLEEELLLGGVILSEWSTFLAKDAELAFCSGANLAAILAAQAAIESHLRYVYFDPVQTKGWGLYHLIENAGLPNDLNNSLHKLRKYRNQWVHVEYPTQDDHLLEKPEYYEEELEEMAKLAIKSMLRVLYIDQFL; translated from the coding sequence ATGAACGAACAAGAGAAGTGGAATTATATCAATACGTTAGAGGAAGAGTTGCTTCTGGGTGGTGTAATTCTTTCTGAGTGGTCAACTTTTCTTGCTAAAGATGCTGAATTAGCGTTCTGTTCAGGAGCTAATTTAGCTGCGATTTTAGCAGCACAAGCTGCTATTGAATCTCATTTAAGGTATGTGTACTTTGATCCAGTTCAGACAAAAGGATGGGGTTTATATCATCTTATTGAAAATGCAGGATTACCGAATGATTTGAATAACAGTTTGCATAAACTTAGAAAATATAGAAATCAGTGGGTGCATGTTGAATACCCGACTCAAGATGATCATCTTCTGGAAAAACCAGAATATTATGAAGAAGAGCTAGAAGAGATGGCAAAACTAGCAATAAAGTCTATGCTGCGTGTGCTTTACATAGATCAATTCTTATAA
- a CDS encoding TauD/TfdA dioxygenase family protein: MTYQHLEIKPVAGRIGAKILGIDLSANLSDEIISEIRQALIQYKVIFFRNQNLDANGQVAFARRFGEITTAHPTVPSLAGHPEVLDLNYGKTASRANNWHTDVTFVDRPPLGSILRALVIPPYGGDTIWANSVTAYQDLPDDLRHLANELWAVHSNAYDYAEAAVNLPEDVKAYRAIFTSTVYETLHPVVRVHPESGERGLFIGGFVRQIRGLSPTESADIIRLLQSYVTRPENTVRWRWQVGDVAFWDNRATQHYAVADYGNQPRHVQRVTIVGDTPVGVNGQQSQAVKGDSSAYNQRVAVAV, encoded by the coding sequence ATGACTTATCAACATTTAGAAATCAAACCAGTTGCTGGACGTATTGGTGCAAAGATTTTAGGAATTGATTTGAGTGCTAATCTCAGTGACGAGATTATCAGCGAGATTCGTCAGGCTCTCATCCAATACAAAGTAATTTTCTTCCGTAATCAAAATCTGGATGCTAATGGACAAGTCGCCTTTGCTCGCCGCTTCGGGGAAATTACTACCGCCCATCCTACAGTCCCATCTCTAGCTGGACATCCAGAAGTTTTGGATTTGAATTATGGAAAAACTGCTAGCCGTGCTAATAATTGGCACACTGATGTGACTTTTGTAGATCGCCCTCCTCTCGGCTCTATCTTACGGGCATTGGTGATTCCTCCTTATGGGGGTGACACTATTTGGGCAAACTCTGTGACTGCATATCAAGATTTACCAGATGATTTGCGTCATCTTGCTAACGAACTCTGGGCTGTCCATAGCAACGCCTATGACTATGCAGAAGCCGCAGTTAATCTTCCTGAAGATGTCAAAGCTTACCGTGCTATTTTTACATCGACTGTGTATGAAACTCTACATCCAGTAGTGCGCGTTCATCCTGAGTCTGGGGAACGAGGACTGTTCATAGGTGGTTTTGTACGCCAGATTCGGGGATTATCACCAACTGAATCTGCTGATATTATCCGACTGTTGCAGTCTTATGTGACACGTCCTGAAAATACAGTGCGTTGGCGTTGGCAAGTTGGTGATGTGGCTTTTTGGGATAACCGCGCTACTCAACATTATGCAGTCGCAGATTATGGCAATCAACCCCGCCATGTCCAACGAGTCACTATTGTAGGAGATACCCCAGTTGGTGTGAATGGTCAGCAGAGTCAGGCTGTTAAAGGAGATTCTTCTGCTTACAACCAACGTGTAGCTGTAGCTGTGTAA
- a CDS encoding MFS transporter: MKLLSQFRFKLNLDLPAFRSPNYRLYFAGQALSMTGNFMTQVTILWLIYQLTDSALLLGLAGFFGQLPVFALAPISGILADRYNRHHLLLLLQVVGITLSAILTIITFLGLSNFWTLLTLSAFLGLLKGLDVPVRQAFVSDMVSRELMGNAIALNAAFLNGARLIGPAVGGIFIAQFGAGYCFLYDSLSYLVAIWAISAMQITHKAVEIHSSNTWQKLKEGFQYAYQFLPVRSILLLLAVASLVSMSYTTLLPIFAVEILRGDSETLGFLSAAAAMGSVFACVYLSFRQNVAGLERLIAFCPAIMGIGFIFFSVSQFFWVSQLALVLVGWSSTLQVAASNTVLQLIVEDSKRGRVMSFYAMCFMGMAPFGNLLLGTLAHYFQAPITLILGGIVCILGSLLFCQHLTQMVNLIHLKTKQIVN, from the coding sequence ATGAAATTACTCTCTCAGTTTAGATTCAAGTTAAATCTTGATTTACCTGCCTTTAGATCCCCCAATTATCGCCTGTACTTTGCTGGGCAAGCATTGTCAATGACAGGTAATTTCATGACACAAGTAACAATTCTCTGGCTGATTTATCAATTAACTGATTCAGCTTTACTGTTGGGGTTAGCAGGATTTTTTGGTCAATTACCAGTGTTTGCACTAGCCCCAATTTCAGGCATTTTAGCCGATCGCTACAACCGTCATCACCTGTTGCTGCTACTTCAAGTTGTAGGTATAACTTTATCTGCAATTCTAACAATCATCACATTTTTGGGTTTGTCAAACTTTTGGACATTGTTAACTCTGAGTGCATTTTTGGGTTTACTGAAGGGTTTAGATGTTCCTGTACGCCAAGCATTTGTTAGTGATATGGTTAGTCGTGAACTGATGGGAAATGCCATTGCGCTAAATGCCGCTTTTCTCAATGGTGCGCGTCTGATTGGCCCTGCTGTTGGTGGAATTTTTATTGCTCAGTTTGGTGCAGGATATTGCTTTCTATACGATAGTCTCAGCTATCTGGTGGCTATTTGGGCAATCTCTGCAATGCAGATTACACATAAAGCAGTAGAAATACACAGTAGTAATACATGGCAGAAGTTGAAAGAAGGATTTCAATATGCTTATCAATTCCTGCCTGTGCGTTCAATTTTGCTGTTACTAGCAGTAGCCAGCTTAGTAAGTATGTCTTACACGACACTCCTACCCATCTTTGCAGTAGAAATTCTGCGCGGAGACTCGGAAACCTTGGGTTTTCTCTCAGCCGCAGCAGCGATGGGATCAGTTTTCGCTTGTGTTTATCTCAGTTTTCGGCAAAATGTAGCAGGTTTAGAGCGTCTAATCGCCTTTTGCCCAGCCATAATGGGAATTGGCTTCATCTTTTTCTCTGTTTCTCAATTTTTCTGGGTTTCTCAGTTAGCTTTGGTATTAGTTGGCTGGAGTTCTACGCTTCAAGTAGCTGCTAGTAATACAGTGCTGCAATTGATTGTCGAAGATAGCAAACGAGGTAGGGTAATGAGCTTCTATGCTATGTGTTTTATGGGTATGGCTCCTTTCGGTAATTTGCTGCTAGGAACTTTGGCACATTACTTTCAAGCTCCAATTACACTGATTTTAGGCGGTATAGTTTGCATCTTGGGTTCGCTGCTGTTCTGTCAACATCTGACGCAAATGGTGAATTTAATTCATTTGAAAACAAAACAGATAGTAAATTAA
- a CDS encoding ABC transporter substrate-binding protein: protein MIKAESYLGDRSKIIRNSHSMNSQVIECSFLHRLLVSVTTVALLFTLTGCTSQQGQSNNSAVASSNTGANSTTAKTQVLRVGFISSESKLPIGPEGWALQKGKLTPALKSLGVTEVKFIPFVGGPALNEALVSGQLDMGLYGDTPALVGRAAGLPTRLINQTRVGQNAWLITSKNGVGSVAQLKGTKIGVAKGTYPHRYLMGLLDKEGLAKDVKVVQIPAADAKAALERGHIAAYPFAMGAGPTLASQGFPVIDQAKDHQGLVGTGVSVVTENFLSRHPELPQKWNQMRLQALQEIKANPEEFYQFAAQASGNVPLAIAKESYPINLYPTEPFTPEGLKLLNSTKQFLAEQKLLKSDFDIKDWQFPNP, encoded by the coding sequence ATGATCAAGGCAGAATCTTACCTTGGCGATCGCAGCAAAATAATTCGTAATTCCCACTCTATGAATTCCCAAGTAATTGAGTGCAGTTTTCTTCATCGTCTTTTAGTTTCCGTCACAACTGTTGCCCTTTTATTTACTCTTACTGGTTGTACTTCTCAACAAGGCCAGTCTAATAACTCAGCTGTCGCTTCATCTAATACAGGAGCTAATTCGACAACAGCAAAAACCCAGGTTTTGCGAGTTGGTTTTATTAGTTCTGAAAGCAAATTACCAATTGGCCCAGAGGGTTGGGCATTGCAAAAAGGGAAGTTAACTCCGGCGCTCAAAAGCTTGGGCGTGACAGAAGTAAAATTTATTCCCTTTGTAGGCGGCCCAGCACTCAACGAAGCCTTAGTTAGCGGTCAATTAGATATGGGTTTGTATGGAGACACCCCAGCTTTAGTTGGTCGAGCCGCAGGTTTACCAACCCGATTGATTAATCAGACAAGAGTTGGTCAGAATGCTTGGCTAATTACTAGTAAAAATGGTGTAGGCTCAGTTGCACAACTTAAAGGTACAAAAATCGGAGTTGCCAAAGGTACTTATCCGCATCGGTATTTGATGGGTTTGTTAGATAAAGAAGGGCTGGCTAAGGATGTAAAGGTAGTACAAATCCCTGCTGCTGATGCGAAAGCAGCATTAGAAAGAGGACATATTGCTGCTTATCCCTTTGCAATGGGGGCTGGGCCGACATTAGCTTCTCAAGGATTTCCTGTGATTGATCAAGCTAAAGATCATCAGGGATTAGTAGGGACAGGGGTAAGTGTTGTGACAGAGAATTTTCTTTCTCGTCACCCAGAACTACCGCAAAAGTGGAATCAAATGAGACTACAAGCTTTGCAGGAAATCAAAGCTAATCCAGAGGAATTTTATCAGTTTGCGGCACAAGCAAGTGGAAATGTGCCATTAGCGATCGCCAAAGAATCCTACCCAATCAATCTTTATCCCACAGAACCTTTTACACCAGAAGGATTAAAACTCTTAAATTCCACAAAGCAGTTTCTCGCCGAGCAGAAATTGTTGAAATCAGATTTTGATATCAAAGATTGGCAATTCCCCAATCCTTAA
- a CDS encoding class I SAM-dependent methyltransferase family protein, with protein sequence MPKDWYEWHDLYKTEPRLQQRLEIVREFIGYSLKASPDGAIRIVSVCAGDGRDLLGTLENHPRRNDVYARLVELNPQLVERGRATIESLGLAKQIEFINGDAAIANNYVGAVPADIVIACGVFGNLTEAELNRLLDNLSFLSKPGAFVIWTRGHSNGIPYSENVRKVLSTSGFAEVNFKLTATGDMGVGIHQYKGKHLPQPKEQQLFVFSGVPSKAR encoded by the coding sequence ATGCCAAAAGATTGGTATGAATGGCACGACCTCTACAAGACTGAGCCTAGATTGCAGCAGCGTCTAGAAATCGTGCGGGAATTTATTGGATATAGCTTGAAAGCTTCCCCAGATGGAGCTATTCGGATAGTGAGTGTTTGCGCGGGTGATGGACGAGATTTATTAGGAACATTGGAAAATCACCCTCGGAGAAATGACGTATATGCAAGACTTGTGGAACTCAACCCCCAATTAGTTGAACGTGGACGCGCAACTATAGAATCTTTGGGTTTAGCCAAGCAAATTGAGTTTATCAATGGTGATGCTGCGATCGCCAATAATTATGTAGGTGCAGTACCAGCAGATATTGTGATTGCTTGTGGTGTCTTTGGCAATCTGACTGAAGCAGAACTCAATCGCTTATTAGATAACCTGAGTTTTCTGAGTAAACCTGGTGCTTTTGTTATCTGGACTCGCGGACACTCTAACGGTATTCCCTATTCTGAGAATGTACGAAAAGTTTTAAGTACGTCTGGATTTGCAGAAGTTAACTTCAAACTCACAGCTACGGGTGACATGGGTGTAGGCATTCATCAATACAAGGGTAAACATTTACCCCAACCCAAAGAGCAACAATTATTTGTGTTTTCGGGCGTTCCTAGTAAAGCGAGGTAA
- a CDS encoding SDR family oxidoreductase produces MTIKLNGKVAIITGASSGIGEATAIALAAEGATVAIAARRSDRLEALAKRIAASGGKALPIVTDITDETQANNLIHKTNAQLGQVDILVNNAGVALTGNIDGGNTSDWRRMFDINVFGVLYTTHAVLPIFKAQGSGHIVNISSVAGRIARAGVGIYNATKWGVNAFSESLRQEVLKDNIRVTIIEPGLVETEINNHVTDPVAKKNVEERLKAITPLQSEDIAAAITYAVTQPHHVNVNEILIRPTLQER; encoded by the coding sequence ATGACAATAAAATTAAATGGAAAAGTAGCTATTATTACAGGAGCTTCTTCAGGTATTGGTGAAGCTACAGCTATTGCCTTAGCAGCAGAAGGAGCAACAGTAGCGATCGCAGCTAGAAGAAGCGATCGCTTAGAAGCACTAGCAAAACGTATTGCAGCCAGCGGTGGAAAAGCATTACCCATCGTGACCGATATCACTGATGAAACACAAGCTAACAACCTGATACACAAAACAAACGCTCAGTTGGGACAAGTGGATATTCTGGTTAATAATGCAGGTGTGGCATTGACTGGTAATATTGATGGCGGCAACACTTCAGACTGGCGGCGAATGTTTGATATCAATGTCTTTGGTGTACTTTATACTACCCATGCCGTTTTACCAATATTCAAAGCCCAAGGTAGCGGTCATATTGTCAATATCTCATCAGTAGCAGGGCGCATTGCTCGCGCAGGTGTAGGCATATACAACGCCACTAAATGGGGTGTTAATGCTTTCTCAGAATCCTTACGCCAGGAAGTTTTAAAAGATAACATTCGCGTCACTATTATCGAGCCTGGTTTAGTGGAAACAGAAATTAATAATCATGTCACCGATCCTGTAGCTAAGAAAAATGTTGAAGAACGATTAAAAGCCATCACACCCCTACAAAGTGAAGACATTGCGGCTGCTATCACTTATGCTGTGACTCAGCCGCACCATGTTAATGTGAATGAAATTCTCATTCGACCAACTCTGCAAGAACGGTAA
- a CDS encoding 4Fe-4S dicluster domain-containing protein yields MIELVSESRCIKCNLCVTACPTNVFDAVPGRAPKIARQSDCQTCYMCELYCPVDALYVDPNADESVPVDEQTLIASGLLGSYRKNVGWGKGRTPAAKTEKSAYYYPVMQGSSNLPTDDQGRILPWRSQQNNS; encoded by the coding sequence GTGATTGAATTAGTCAGTGAATCCAGGTGTATTAAATGTAATCTTTGCGTCACAGCCTGCCCTACCAATGTATTCGACGCAGTACCAGGACGTGCGCCGAAAATTGCTCGTCAGAGCGATTGTCAAACTTGTTATATGTGCGAACTGTACTGTCCCGTAGATGCACTGTATGTTGATCCCAACGCAGATGAATCAGTTCCAGTGGATGAACAAACTTTGATAGCATCTGGCTTACTTGGTAGTTATCGCAAAAACGTCGGCTGGGGAAAGGGACGCACACCAGCAGCCAAAACTGAGAAGTCGGCTTACTACTATCCCGTTATGCAAGGTAGCAGCAATTTACCTACAGATGATCAAGGCAGAATCTTACCTTGGCGATCGCAGCAAAATAATTCGTAA
- a CDS encoding vanadium-dependent haloperoxidase has product MIGSPFGSSKKGDIVQAKEIASGRNGFKDFEYIKFRQRAFQVRIQAAQNNQQIEIPPHPTNGDEERYPNKIATDTRGLPHNQRGEVDLKAYESLAKALKTQNPDDYERIILGGARKLVNPQGPLAVSLEGINASQISVPPPPTLDSAEQAVEAVELYWQALLRDVPFHRFDRDENVLAAIAELNSLSSFRGPKQNGIVTPQTLFRGNVIYVDKRDRSGRTAKYVTPPGVTDGPYISQFLLREIPYNTQVISPLIRTALAGRENDFLTNYNEWLTVQNGGNSGKSIKYDPTRRFVFTVRDLGELAHIGGALFFGAFLILSGSNAPLNPGNPYINSKTQQGSAATFAPAHFQALLNLAPSRAIRASYWQKYYVHRRLRPEAYGGLIYNNIVNRTNYPINSEVLKSTALARTFSTFGTYLLPHAYPEGAPFHPSYTGGAASIAGVQATLLKAFFDENFILPNPVEPDPSDPTKLIPYSGTPLTVGGELNKLATNYYIGRGHGGIHWRSDGAAGLALGEEIAISILRDERLGYNEKFNGFTFTKFDGTKVTV; this is encoded by the coding sequence ATGATTGGTTCGCCTTTCGGTTCTTCAAAGAAAGGAGATATTGTACAAGCTAAGGAAATTGCTTCGGGTAGAAATGGTTTTAAAGATTTTGAGTATATCAAGTTTCGCCAACGAGCCTTTCAAGTGCGTATTCAAGCAGCGCAAAATAATCAGCAGATTGAGATCCCACCGCATCCTACGAACGGTGATGAGGAACGCTATCCTAACAAAATTGCTACTGATACTAGAGGATTGCCACACAATCAAAGAGGTGAAGTTGATTTAAAAGCTTACGAATCTTTGGCTAAGGCTTTAAAAACACAGAACCCAGATGACTACGAAAGGATTATCTTAGGTGGTGCAAGAAAATTAGTTAACCCTCAAGGGCCTTTGGCCGTTAGCCTAGAAGGAATCAACGCTTCCCAGATATCAGTTCCGCCACCACCAACTTTAGATAGTGCAGAACAAGCAGTAGAGGCAGTAGAACTTTACTGGCAAGCTTTATTAAGAGATGTACCTTTTCATAGGTTTGATAGAGATGAAAATGTCTTAGCGGCGATCGCTGAACTGAATAGTCTTTCCTCATTCCGAGGGCCAAAACAGAACGGTATTGTTACTCCTCAAACCTTATTTCGTGGCAATGTTATTTATGTTGATAAACGCGATCGCTCTGGTAGAACAGCAAAATACGTTACTCCTCCAGGAGTGACAGATGGCCCTTATATTTCTCAATTCCTGTTGCGGGAAATTCCTTACAACACTCAGGTTATTTCACCACTGATTCGTACTGCCCTTGCTGGTAGGGAAAATGACTTCCTAACTAATTATAATGAATGGCTAACTGTTCAGAATGGCGGTAATTCTGGCAAGTCCATTAAGTATGATCCGACACGTCGTTTTGTATTCACTGTTCGCGATCTAGGTGAATTAGCACATATCGGTGGGGCTTTGTTCTTCGGAGCTTTCTTAATTCTTAGTGGTAGTAACGCGCCTTTGAATCCTGGTAATCCCTATATCAACTCCAAAACTCAACAAGGTTCTGCGGCTACATTTGCACCAGCACATTTTCAAGCCTTACTCAACTTGGCTCCCTCGCGGGCAATCAGAGCTTCATATTGGCAAAAGTATTATGTCCATCGACGTTTACGGCCAGAAGCTTATGGTGGACTGATTTACAACAACATTGTCAATAGAACTAACTACCCAATTAATTCTGAGGTCTTAAAGTCCACAGCTTTAGCTCGAACGTTTAGCACATTTGGCACTTATCTATTACCCCATGCTTACCCAGAAGGCGCACCATTCCATCCTTCCTACACTGGTGGTGCTGCCTCTATTGCTGGTGTGCAAGCTACATTGTTGAAAGCCTTTTTTGACGAGAACTTTATCCTTCCCAATCCTGTAGAACCCGATCCCAGCGACCCAACCAAACTAATTCCCTATAGTGGGACACCTTTGACAGTCGGTGGAGAGTTGAATAAATTAGCCACAAACTATTACATTGGTCGTGGTCACGGTGGTATCCATTGGCGTTCGGATGGTGCAGCTGGCTTGGCTTTGGGTGAAGAAATTGCAATCAGTATACTCAGAGATGAAAGACTAGGATACAACGAGAAATTTAACGGTTTTACTTTCACCAAATTTGACGGTACGAAAGTTACAGTCTAA
- a CDS encoding FAD-dependent oxidoreductase produces MSANQLASEPSFTTDSNLDLEADVLVIGGGPAGTWAAYSAAASGARVILVDKGYCGSSGATASGGTSVWYVANPEQRETAMASREALGGFLSERDWMERVLDRTHANLHQLGDWGYPFPPDQQGQPYYRSLQQGAEYMRLMRKQIKKAGVQILDHSPALELLVDQTGAVAGAKGIRRQAGGHWTVRAGAVIIATGGCAFLSKALGCNVLTGDGYLMAAEAGAEMSGMEFSNSYALTPAFASVTKGAFYRWATFTYEDGTVIEGAGSQRGRSVIAKTLLTQPVYCSLHETPEEVRTWMRTIQHNFFLPFDRKGIDPFTQRFPVTLRLEGTVRGTGGIRIVDNSCATSVLGLYAAGDAATRELICGGFTGGGSYNAAWAMSSGYWSGQAAANHARQLGDKANKRRVHSIGQAAVSSESSHTFNPQEVIQATQAEVLPYDRNLFRTEQGLSDSLERLHSLWREIRDSAAPSDSQALPAREAAAMVATARWMYTSAQARTETRGMHKHQDYPQQDANQKYRLISGGLDTVWAKPEQEIVNRELVAL; encoded by the coding sequence GTGAGCGCAAATCAATTAGCGTCTGAGCCATCATTTACTACTGACTCCAATCTAGATTTAGAGGCTGACGTTTTAGTAATTGGCGGCGGCCCGGCTGGTACTTGGGCAGCTTACAGTGCTGCTGCTAGTGGAGCCAGGGTGATTTTAGTAGACAAAGGCTATTGTGGCTCTAGTGGTGCAACTGCCTCTGGTGGAACCAGTGTGTGGTATGTAGCAAACCCTGAGCAACGTGAAACCGCTATGGCAAGTCGAGAAGCTTTAGGAGGGTTTTTATCAGAGCGAGATTGGATGGAGCGAGTATTAGACCGGACTCATGCAAATCTGCATCAGTTAGGTGATTGGGGTTATCCTTTTCCTCCTGACCAGCAAGGACAACCTTATTATCGTTCCCTCCAGCAAGGTGCAGAGTATATGCGTCTGATGCGTAAGCAAATCAAGAAAGCTGGAGTACAAATTCTTGACCATAGCCCCGCTTTAGAATTGCTAGTAGACCAAACAGGCGCAGTAGCTGGGGCAAAAGGAATCCGTCGTCAAGCAGGTGGACACTGGACAGTCCGAGCAGGAGCAGTAATTATTGCGACGGGTGGTTGTGCTTTCTTGAGTAAAGCCCTCGGTTGCAATGTCTTGACTGGCGATGGTTATTTAATGGCGGCTGAAGCTGGGGCGGAAATGTCTGGGATGGAATTCTCTAATTCCTATGCTCTCACGCCTGCATTTGCTTCTGTCACAAAAGGAGCTTTTTATCGTTGGGCTACATTTACTTACGAAGATGGCACAGTAATTGAAGGTGCTGGTTCACAACGGGGACGTTCAGTAATTGCCAAGACATTGCTCACCCAGCCTGTGTATTGTAGCCTCCATGAAACTCCAGAAGAAGTCCGCACTTGGATGCGAACTATCCAGCACAACTTCTTTTTACCATTTGACCGTAAAGGAATTGACCCCTTTACCCAACGCTTCCCAGTAACTCTGCGTTTAGAAGGCACAGTACGAGGTACTGGCGGAATTCGGATTGTTGATAATTCTTGTGCAACTTCAGTACTTGGACTTTATGCGGCTGGAGATGCTGCCACACGAGAATTAATCTGTGGTGGGTTTACAGGTGGCGGTAGTTACAATGCTGCTTGGGCAATGTCTTCTGGCTATTGGTCAGGACAAGCTGCGGCTAACCATGCTCGTCAATTGGGAGACAAGGCTAATAAACGACGAGTGCATTCAATTGGACAGGCGGCTGTTAGTTCTGAGAGTAGTCATACTTTTAATCCGCAAGAGGTTATTCAAGCTACTCAAGCCGAAGTCTTACCTTATGACCGCAACCTCTTCCGTACAGAACAAGGCTTAAGCGATTCCTTAGAAAGATTGCATAGTTTATGGCGAGAAATTCGTGATAGTGCTGCACCCTCTGATAGCCAAGCATTACCAGCCAGAGAAGCGGCAGCAATGGTGGCCACTGCCAGATGGATGTATACTTCAGCACAAGCTAGAACAGAAACTCGTGGAATGCACAAACATCAAGATTATCCGCAACAAGATGCTAACCAAAAATATCGGTTAATTAGTGGCGGATTAGATACAGTTTGGGCAAAACCTGAACAAGAAATCGTTAATCGGGAGTTAGTTGCACTGTGA
- a CDS encoding FAD-dependent oxidoreductase translates to MTYSLQNASGVNLTTDVLIIGGGPAGTWAAWSAATSGAKVVLVDKGYCGTSGAAAASGNGVWYVPPDPEQREAAMASREAMGGFLADRQWMTKVLDRTYDNINSLADEGYPFSVDVDGKVIRRSLQGPDYMRFMRRKIKQAGVKILDHSPALELLLDAEGAVAGAKGINRQSGERWTVRAGAVVIATGGCAFLSKALGCNVLTGDGLLMAAEAGADFSGMEFSNAYAISPAFSSVTKTRYYDWASFTYEDGTVIEGAGSKRGRSVIAKTLLTQPVYARLDQNMDEETKAWMRSSQPNFFVPFDRAGIDPFTQRFPVTLRLEGTVRGTGGIRIADYTCATSVNGLYAAGDAATRELICGGFTGGGSHNAAWAMSSGYWSGQFAANYALSLGGKASQRSVHGIGEAGLHGDGHHKFSPDEAIAATQAEVFPYDRNLFRSATGLSASLERLDDLWQEIRHSHTPDDSQILRSREAAAMVATARWMYNSGLQRQETRGMHKRMDYPQQDPNQQYRLLSGGLDQIWVKPESVVANRELVTA, encoded by the coding sequence ATGACCTACTCTCTTCAAAATGCTTCTGGTGTTAACTTAACCACAGATGTCTTAATTATTGGTGGTGGCCCTGCTGGAACTTGGGCAGCGTGGAGTGCAGCTACTAGTGGTGCAAAAGTCGTTTTAGTAGACAAAGGTTACTGCGGTACAAGTGGTGCAGCTGCCGCTTCTGGTAATGGCGTATGGTATGTTCCACCAGACCCAGAACAACGAGAAGCAGCAATGGCCAGTCGGGAAGCAATGGGAGGTTTTCTGGCAGATCGGCAGTGGATGACTAAGGTATTAGATCGCACCTACGACAACATTAACTCCCTAGCAGATGAAGGCTATCCTTTCAGTGTTGATGTTGATGGCAAAGTTATCCGTCGCTCCTTACAAGGGCCAGATTATATGCGGTTCATGCGGCGAAAAATTAAGCAAGCAGGAGTAAAAATTTTAGACCACAGCCCCGCTTTAGAGTTGTTGCTGGATGCCGAAGGTGCTGTAGCTGGCGCTAAGGGAATTAATCGCCAATCAGGGGAACGTTGGACAGTCCGAGCCGGAGCAGTTGTGATTGCTACAGGTGGCTGTGCTTTCTTAAGTAAGGCTCTGGGTTGCAATGTCCTCACAGGAGATGGTCTATTGATGGCAGCTGAAGCGGGTGCTGACTTCTCTGGGATGGAATTTTCTAATGCCTATGCCATCTCTCCAGCGTTTTCTTCTGTCACCAAGACTCGGTATTACGATTGGGCTTCTTTCACGTATGAAGATGGCACAGTCATTGAAGGTGCAGGTTCAAAGCGCGGTCGTTCAGTGATTGCCAAAACTTTGTTGACTCAGCCAGTGTATGCTCGTCTTGACCAAAACATGGATGAAGAAACAAAAGCCTGGATGCGGTCATCTCAGCCTAACTTCTTTGTACCCTTCGATCGCGCTGGTATTGATCCCTTCACACAAAGGTTCCCTGTAACCTTACGTTTGGAAGGAACTGTACGCGGTACTGGTGGAATTCGGATTGCAGATTATACCTGTGCTACCTCCGTTAATGGACTTTATGCGGCGGGAGATGCAGCAACTAGAGAATTAATCTGTGGTGGCTTCACTGGTGGTGGTAGCCATAATGCAGCTTGGGCAATGTCTTCAGGGTACTGGTCTGGACAATTTGCTGCTAACTATGCGCTGAGTTTGGGAGGAAAGGCCAGCCAGCGCAGTGTACATGGAATAGGGGAAGCGGGATTGCATGGAGATGGTCATCATAAATTCTCCCCAGATGAAGCGATCGCCGCAACTCAAGCTGAAGTTTTCCCTTACGATCGCAACCTTTTCCGCAGTGCTACAGGGTTAAGTGCCTCTCTAGAAAGACTTGATGACCTCTGGCAAGAAATCCGCCATAGCCACACACCAGATGATAGCCAAATTTTGCGATCGCGCGAAGCTGCTGCGATGGTTGCTACGGCGCGGTGGATGTACAACAGTGGTTTGCAACGCCAAGAAACCAGAGGTATGCACAAGCGTATGGACTATCCACAACAAGACCCCAACCAACAATATCGCCTGCTGAGTGGTGGCTTAGATCAGATTTGGGTCAAACCTGAGTCAGTAGTTGCTAACCGAGAATTAGTAACAGCGTAA